The Paenibacillus sp. YPG26 genome includes a window with the following:
- a CDS encoding CAP domain-containing protein — MKLQKNLVTGALALSLFAVTGAASASAAADTTTENYNKVWSYSTNQSFSWSHVLQQLRTMNNQASAATKAQGTTGNQASQKTKSNTHTTQNNTNTAKTGTSESAYADQVVALVNQERAKAGVKPLAADKALTVMALDKAKDMYNNGYFDHNSPTYGSPFDMMKSYGIRYTYAGENIAKGQKNPAEVMKAWMNSPGHKQNILSPNFTKIGAAYYNGEWVQEFIAD; from the coding sequence ATGAAATTACAGAAAAATCTAGTTACAGGCGCACTCGCGCTTAGCCTATTCGCAGTCACCGGTGCGGCATCAGCATCTGCAGCCGCAGATACCACCACAGAGAATTACAACAAGGTCTGGTCTTACAGCACGAACCAAAGCTTTTCATGGAGTCATGTACTGCAGCAGCTCAGAACTATGAATAACCAAGCATCCGCTGCGACTAAAGCTCAAGGCACTACCGGGAACCAGGCATCGCAGAAGACCAAGAGTAACACCCATACTACGCAGAACAACACGAACACTGCCAAGACTGGCACATCCGAATCCGCCTATGCAGATCAAGTGGTAGCTCTCGTTAATCAGGAACGTGCCAAAGCGGGTGTAAAGCCGCTGGCTGCTGATAAAGCACTGACTGTTATGGCGCTTGACAAAGCCAAAGATATGTATAACAACGGCTACTTTGACCATAATTCACCTACCTACGGATCCCCTTTTGATATGATGAAATCGTATGGTATTCGTTACACTTATGCAGGCGAGAACATTGCCAAGGGCCAGAAGAACCCCGCCGAGGTTATGAAAGCATGGATGAACAGCCCTGGACACAAGCAGAATATTCTAAGTCCTAACTTCACCAAGATCGGCGCTGCCTATTATAATGGCGAATGGGTACAAGAATTTATTGCGGACTAA
- the aspA gene encoding aspartate ammonia-lyase has translation MTEPLYRVESDFLGTKEVEANAYYGIQTLRAVENFPITGYTVHKELIKSMAMVKKAAALANMQIGRLYAGHGKVIVQAAEEIIDGRWHDQFIVDPIQGGAGTSLNMNTNEVIANRALELLGKNKGAYDYLSPNSHVNMAQSTNDAFPTAIHIAVLSLMEQLLVTMRDMHQVFVAKSKEFDHVIKMGRTHLQDAVPIRLGQEFEAYHRVLGRDILRIESSRQHLYEVNMGATAVGTGLNADPKYIELVVEYLTQISGFPLVTAIHLVDATQNTDAYTEVSAALKVCMMNMSKIANDLRLMASGPRVGFNEIFLPARQPGSSIMPGKVNPVMAEVINQVAFQVIGNDHTICLASSAGQLELNVMEPVLVFNLIQSISMMNNSFRVFTDFCLSGIEANTEKTKADVERSVGIITAVNPHLGYEVVSRIAREAILTGESVRALCLKYNVLTEEELDQILDPYEMTHPGIAGAQVFYRDEKKV, from the coding sequence GTGACAGAGCCATTGTATCGTGTGGAGAGTGACTTTCTGGGTACCAAAGAAGTTGAGGCAAATGCTTACTATGGGATTCAGACGCTTCGTGCGGTCGAGAACTTCCCAATTACCGGTTATACGGTACACAAGGAGTTAATTAAATCCATGGCAATGGTGAAGAAAGCGGCAGCCTTGGCCAATATGCAGATTGGCAGACTGTACGCCGGTCACGGCAAAGTCATTGTGCAGGCCGCCGAAGAGATCATAGATGGGCGATGGCATGACCAGTTCATCGTGGATCCCATTCAAGGAGGAGCCGGGACATCTCTTAACATGAACACGAATGAGGTTATCGCGAACCGGGCTTTGGAGCTACTCGGGAAGAACAAGGGTGCTTATGACTATCTCAGTCCAAATTCTCATGTTAACATGGCTCAATCGACCAATGACGCGTTCCCAACAGCTATACATATCGCCGTATTATCTCTGATGGAACAGCTTCTGGTCACCATGAGGGATATGCATCAGGTGTTCGTTGCCAAGTCCAAAGAGTTCGACCATGTGATCAAGATGGGGAGAACGCACCTGCAGGATGCGGTGCCCATCCGCCTTGGACAAGAATTTGAGGCTTATCATCGGGTTCTGGGGAGGGATATTCTTCGGATAGAGAGCTCGAGACAGCATCTGTATGAAGTTAACATGGGCGCTACAGCCGTAGGGACAGGGCTTAATGCGGACCCGAAATATATTGAGCTCGTAGTTGAATATTTGACACAGATCAGCGGATTTCCGCTTGTAACAGCTATTCATCTTGTTGATGCTACTCAAAATACAGACGCTTATACCGAAGTATCGGCGGCTTTGAAGGTATGTATGATGAATATGTCGAAGATCGCTAATGATCTGAGACTTATGGCATCAGGCCCCCGTGTTGGATTTAACGAAATCTTCCTCCCTGCGAGACAGCCGGGATCCTCCATTATGCCGGGCAAGGTCAATCCGGTGATGGCCGAGGTGATCAATCAGGTCGCGTTCCAGGTGATCGGCAATGACCACACGATCTGCCTGGCTTCATCAGCTGGGCAGCTTGAGCTTAACGTAATGGAGCCTGTATTAGTCTTCAATCTTATCCAATCCATCAGTATGATGAATAATTCATTCCGGGTATTCACGGACTTCTGCTTATCAGGGATTGAAGCGAATACGGAGAAGACGAAGGCCGATGTGGAGAGAAGTGTAGGCATAATTACTGCCGTGAACCCACATCTTGGTTATGAGGTCGTATCCCGAATAGCTAGAGAAGCGATTCTCACTGGAGAGTCTGTGAGGGCATTGTGTCTCAAATATAATGTGCTTACTGAAGAGGAACTTGATCAGATTCTGGATCCTTATGAGATGACCCATCCCGGCATTGCCGGTGCCCAAGTATTCTATAGAGATGAGAAGAAAGTGTAA
- a CDS encoding GGDEF domain-containing protein has protein sequence MKYYGRIYTVLIVVGFQIIDFLNRYFNHLGFNFVDSLSYTLTLTAGFLVGRKYDQAVFYSQRDELTTLYNRRFLSKFFSKLSPTERTKYFVLVIDCDNFKVINDTYGHHMGDLVLQRAGAILISSTRKKDIVARWGGDEFVIIGHYEGKDAMRNFMQRLNEQFHDISSTFGFPVSISLGYSLYSHENEELQELLRLADRNMYVSKEGKKSG, from the coding sequence ATGAAATATTATGGCAGAATTTATACGGTACTCATTGTAGTTGGATTTCAAATTATTGATTTCCTGAATAGATACTTCAATCATCTTGGCTTCAATTTCGTTGATTCGCTTTCTTACACACTCACGCTCACCGCCGGGTTTCTGGTAGGACGCAAATATGACCAAGCCGTCTTCTATTCTCAAAGGGACGAGCTAACCACCTTGTACAATCGCCGTTTCCTGAGCAAATTCTTCAGTAAGCTATCACCGACTGAGCGAACCAAGTATTTCGTCCTGGTTATTGATTGTGATAACTTCAAGGTCATTAATGATACTTATGGGCACCACATGGGGGACTTGGTTCTTCAAAGAGCTGGTGCCATTCTTATATCATCCACCCGCAAAAAGGATATTGTGGCCCGCTGGGGAGGAGACGAGTTTGTGATAATCGGACATTACGAAGGCAAGGATGCAATGAGGAACTTCATGCAGCGCCTGAACGAGCAGTTTCATGACATCTCCTCCACCTTTGGATTTCCGGTATCCATCTCCCTAGGGTACTCCTTGTACTCTCATGAAAATGAAGAGCTTCAAGAACTGCTTCGGCTGGCTGACCGAAATATGTACGTATCCAAGGAAGGTAAGAAAAGCGGCTGA
- a CDS encoding S-layer homology domain-containing protein → MKKIVHSAAAALLLTLSLHTAQVSAKTSADFSDLKDLDAATKAKFDAMISSGIFEGVQEGRFDLKDQMNRAQFAKVAALILKLEVNSGLKTSSFTDVKADDPANGYALPFIEALKQSGITQGDGNPNLFNPAGDVTKEELAAFLVRSLKLPVTGKNRTDEFSGVSDWAKGYVAAALQYKIMDAPQNVPDWQSGASRKDLVLGSYETKTQLDPLKLVSASATDQHELSLLFSASLKESQVDLSKIFVSGKPLDKTKAHFKLSQDGKTLTIIFDELLSPEVLNQPIVSIQGFESIAGKPLTTDHPVPIQQANLLPSTPSPTPPSNGGGYNPPADTTAPQLITVTRQGSGNSIQLIFSEALNEASASNSSSYELEVKGDTSSTFTNLPDGSNIQVSADKKQVTITFPETFTINDSTYTVPSYFTGNVGVQVSGVLDLAGNRLTKINKPVVVVNPGLTSPISFVKPAKTNDNVNKTQPVIGQENANEPLLHNYRYVIGESAVPVVIGLPYNSEINGDVWEGSNLLDSGTPILIEDNRRTITVIDYYNDEHNEQVQPIVYGYQSFEITENQVLREDLLSKPISFTEKFPAVWTAAFSSLEQGHSYYYQVGNSPVPVDVKYKELAYSWAHSYELTLDSTIQAASGQYITVIEVVPVSEVSKEIIAHQSFRLTSTAPVN, encoded by the coding sequence ATGAAAAAGATTGTGCATTCAGCAGCCGCTGCACTTCTACTGACATTATCTCTTCACACTGCACAAGTCTCAGCCAAGACATCAGCAGACTTCTCGGATCTTAAAGATCTGGATGCCGCAACCAAGGCGAAATTTGATGCCATGATCAGCAGCGGTATATTTGAGGGAGTTCAGGAAGGCAGATTTGATCTGAAAGACCAGATGAACCGAGCTCAATTCGCTAAAGTGGCCGCGCTTATTCTGAAACTCGAGGTTAATTCCGGACTCAAGACATCCAGCTTCACAGACGTGAAGGCTGATGATCCGGCAAATGGATATGCGCTTCCCTTTATTGAGGCACTCAAACAAAGCGGCATTACCCAAGGCGATGGGAATCCAAATCTCTTCAATCCTGCTGGCGATGTAACCAAAGAGGAACTGGCCGCCTTCCTGGTTAGGTCGCTCAAGCTCCCTGTTACCGGGAAGAATCGAACCGATGAGTTCAGCGGGGTCAGCGATTGGGCTAAGGGGTATGTGGCAGCGGCACTTCAATACAAGATTATGGATGCACCACAGAATGTCCCCGACTGGCAGTCTGGCGCGAGCCGCAAGGATCTTGTGCTAGGCAGTTATGAGACCAAGACGCAGTTAGATCCTTTGAAGCTGGTGAGCGCCTCAGCTACGGATCAGCATGAGCTTAGCCTCTTGTTCAGTGCTTCCCTTAAGGAATCTCAAGTGGATTTGTCCAAGATTTTTGTAAGCGGTAAGCCGCTGGACAAGACAAAAGCACACTTCAAGCTGTCTCAGGACGGGAAGACGTTAACGATTATTTTCGATGAGCTTCTTAGCCCCGAAGTATTGAATCAGCCTATAGTGTCTATCCAAGGATTCGAATCCATTGCCGGGAAGCCATTGACGACTGATCATCCTGTTCCGATTCAACAAGCAAATCTTCTGCCTTCCACTCCTTCCCCAACTCCACCAAGCAATGGCGGCGGATACAACCCACCTGCTGATACTACAGCTCCACAGCTGATTACCGTCACGCGGCAAGGAAGCGGGAACTCCATACAACTGATCTTCTCTGAAGCATTGAATGAGGCCTCGGCAAGCAATAGCAGTTCCTATGAGCTGGAAGTCAAAGGCGATACGTCATCCACATTCACGAATCTGCCGGATGGTTCTAATATTCAAGTATCCGCGGACAAGAAACAGGTGACGATTACCTTTCCTGAAACTTTTACAATCAACGATTCGACATATACGGTACCAAGCTACTTCACTGGCAATGTAGGTGTTCAGGTATCGGGAGTCCTTGACTTAGCCGGTAATAGATTGACTAAGATTAACAAACCAGTGGTAGTAGTGAATCCTGGATTGACCAGTCCAATCAGCTTCGTGAAGCCGGCTAAGACCAACGACAATGTTAACAAGACCCAACCTGTAATTGGCCAGGAGAATGCGAATGAGCCCCTACTTCATAATTATAGATATGTGATAGGAGAATCCGCTGTCCCTGTAGTTATCGGTCTTCCTTATAACTCTGAAATCAATGGAGACGTATGGGAAGGCTCCAACCTGCTTGATTCGGGAACGCCTATATTGATCGAAGACAACAGAAGAACCATCACCGTAATCGATTATTATAATGATGAACACAACGAACAGGTTCAGCCTATTGTCTACGGATATCAGAGCTTTGAGATAACGGAGAACCAAGTGTTACGGGAAGACCTCCTCTCTAAGCCAATTTCATTTACCGAGAAGTTCCCCGCTGTATGGACTGCCGCATTCTCATCACTTGAACAAGGGCACTCCTACTATTATCAAGTCGGTAACAGTCCAGTTCCTGTTGATGTGAAGTACAAAGAACTCGCTTACTCCTGGGCTCACTCTTACGAACTGACCTTAGATTCAACAATTCAAGCTGCATCGGGCCAGTATATCACTGTTATTGAGGTTGTTCCTGTGTCTGAAGTATCTAAAGAAATTATTGCCCATCAATCCTTCAGGCTTACCTCTACCGCTCCTGTTAACTAG
- a CDS encoding glycosyl hydrolase, translating to MKKFQKAWITLLTVVLMMSVMSPALAASKTKQSGNSTSSLKKINLADSQATASTRSLFVYLQSIRGQHTLFGHQHATDEVLSAATGTGPASDSKSAVGDYPAMFGWDTLSLEGFEKPGSTSNTPAQNRDNLVKSMRQAYELGGVLSLSAHMPNFVTGKDFYDTSGNVVSHILPGGDKHADYNAFLDKIADFAHHLKDAKGNNIPVIFRPFHEQNGGWFWWGAPYATKEQYIEIYRYTVEYLRDIKGVHNFLYAFSPGSPFNNLDATYLKTYPGDDYVDILGFDTYYDGSNQGWFDTVVDDAKLISKLADAKGKIAAFTEFGYSNVKPTGTADKNFYTKLIRAMKSDPDASRMAYMLTWANFNYDSIFLPYRNSPKYGNHELLPDFVNFYKDPYTYFSRDLKNVYTNKVTTVKENPFMHIVSPTGQETVKTNTTTIRARVLNEKVSKVVYSIGDSSVEHPMSLAKNGMYQAEWRPSPELNGKGTEITVKSYGKNKTVLKQTITVYVGIPEITLKTITFDKGIEEVQNNGTWPEAMESQFSYAKLGDDGKLRIDVKNMIGTDSWQELKIGLPRITAADLGNVNRVSFDAWIPVSAGSKNPDAHVHGAAELPPSSTKFETKATAKLRELETVTANGTVYGKYTALIDLTDEKLVQAATGLSLAFIGSGLDYSGPVYVDNIRLSNAYTGESNDPYLVDNYEGYKGSDDLLRAAYSPNGDANTISLAADHKAAGDYGLKLDYTLAGQGYTGVTRNLGSRDWSSKDQLKFWLEPDGKNKKLVIQVKANDVSFEYYPSLADTTPRWVEIPFQDFVVASWDTNNAGKKLDAVHAAKVQAFSIYVNAPAGESYTKDNPFKSTIYLDGIEAISSK from the coding sequence ATGAAGAAATTTCAGAAGGCATGGATTACACTGCTTACGGTTGTTCTGATGATGTCCGTCATGTCGCCGGCGCTTGCCGCAAGCAAGACGAAGCAGTCGGGGAATTCCACCAGTTCCCTCAAGAAAATTAATCTTGCGGATTCACAAGCTACAGCGAGTACCCGATCCCTGTTTGTATACCTGCAAAGTATTAGGGGACAGCATACTCTCTTTGGCCATCAGCATGCGACCGATGAGGTATTGTCAGCAGCGACAGGAACAGGTCCTGCATCCGACTCCAAGAGTGCGGTGGGTGATTATCCCGCCATGTTCGGATGGGATACCTTGAGTCTGGAAGGGTTCGAGAAGCCAGGCTCAACCTCCAACACACCTGCGCAGAACCGCGATAATCTCGTGAAGAGCATGAGACAAGCCTATGAGCTAGGGGGCGTATTGAGTCTCAGCGCACACATGCCTAACTTTGTGACAGGCAAAGATTTCTATGATACGAGTGGAAATGTAGTAAGCCATATTCTGCCTGGCGGCGACAAACACGCCGATTATAATGCTTTTCTGGACAAGATCGCGGATTTCGCACACCATCTGAAGGATGCGAAAGGCAACAACATTCCGGTTATCTTCAGACCTTTCCATGAACAGAATGGCGGCTGGTTCTGGTGGGGAGCACCTTATGCCACCAAGGAACAGTACATTGAAATCTATCGTTACACGGTTGAATACTTACGTGATATCAAGGGAGTACATAACTTCCTGTACGCTTTCTCCCCGGGAAGTCCATTTAACAACCTGGATGCTACCTATCTGAAGACCTATCCTGGAGATGATTATGTGGATATTCTGGGATTCGATACGTATTATGACGGCAGTAACCAAGGCTGGTTCGATACGGTTGTCGATGATGCGAAGCTCATCTCGAAGCTGGCGGATGCCAAAGGGAAGATTGCTGCATTCACGGAGTTTGGATACTCGAACGTGAAGCCGACTGGAACTGCGGACAAGAACTTCTACACCAAGCTGATTCGTGCTATGAAGTCTGATCCTGACGCGAGTCGTATGGCATATATGCTGACTTGGGCCAATTTCAACTATGATTCCATCTTCTTGCCTTACCGGAATTCTCCGAAGTACGGGAATCATGAGCTCCTTCCGGACTTCGTGAATTTCTACAAAGATCCTTATACCTACTTCAGCCGTGATCTGAAGAATGTATATACGAACAAAGTCACGACTGTAAAAGAGAATCCATTCATGCACATCGTCTCTCCAACCGGACAAGAGACCGTAAAAACAAATACGACCACCATCCGGGCCAGGGTGCTGAATGAGAAAGTATCGAAGGTTGTCTACTCGATCGGAGATTCATCGGTTGAACATCCAATGTCTCTTGCCAAGAACGGTATGTACCAGGCCGAATGGCGTCCTTCTCCAGAGTTAAATGGGAAAGGCACGGAGATTACCGTGAAATCTTACGGGAAAAACAAGACTGTGCTTAAGCAGACGATTACCGTATATGTGGGTATTCCGGAGATTACGCTTAAGACTATAACTTTTGACAAAGGAATTGAAGAGGTACAGAACAATGGAACATGGCCGGAAGCGATGGAATCCCAATTCTCTTATGCCAAGCTTGGAGATGACGGGAAGCTGCGGATCGATGTGAAGAACATGATAGGGACTGATTCCTGGCAGGAACTGAAGATCGGACTTCCCCGCATTACAGCTGCTGATCTTGGGAATGTGAACCGGGTCTCCTTCGATGCCTGGATTCCCGTGTCTGCCGGTTCGAAGAACCCGGATGCCCACGTACACGGGGCGGCCGAACTGCCTCCAAGCAGCACTAAGTTCGAGACTAAGGCTACAGCCAAGCTGCGCGAGCTGGAGACTGTCACAGCGAATGGAACAGTCTATGGCAAGTATACAGCTCTAATTGATCTTACCGATGAGAAGCTGGTACAAGCTGCAACCGGGCTTTCGCTAGCATTCATTGGCAGTGGTCTGGATTATTCTGGACCTGTCTATGTAGATAACATCCGTCTAAGCAATGCTTACACCGGAGAATCTAACGATCCTTATCTGGTGGATAACTATGAAGGCTACAAGGGAAGCGACGATCTGCTTCGCGCGGCGTATAGCCCTAATGGGGATGCCAACACGATCTCGCTTGCCGCGGATCACAAGGCAGCGGGTGACTATGGTCTGAAGCTTGATTATACCTTGGCAGGACAAGGCTACACGGGGGTAACCCGCAATCTTGGAAGCCGCGACTGGTCTTCCAAAGACCAGCTGAAATTCTGGTTAGAGCCTGATGGCAAAAATAAGAAGCTCGTCATTCAGGTCAAGGCCAACGATGTCTCTTTTGAATATTATCCTTCCCTGGCAGATACAACACCACGCTGGGTTGAGATTCCTTTCCAGGATTTCGTGGTAGCCTCCTGGGATACTAACAATGCCGGCAAAAAACTGGATGCTGTACATGCAGCCAAAGTCCAAGCGTTCTCTATATATGTGAATGCACCTGCCGGCGAATCATACACCAAGGATAATCCGTTCAAGAGCACCATTTATTTAGACGGAATTGAAGCTATCTCATCCAAATAG
- a CDS encoding extracellular solute-binding protein, translated as MKKKLFSSGISMVMAMSLLLTGCGSDSSGGNTATKTDPGTSTATKNEGADISGKITFLTNRTDMIGKEYDDYLKRFNEKYPNIEVELEPSQTDYNQQAKVRMASQELPDVMFIPTIPNSDLPKYFAPLDDMGLNEKITFKDFKSFDGKVYGLTTGNSTSGIVYNKKAFADAGITEVPKTWDEFLAACEKLKQKGIVPLASNFKDKWPLNNWVYDLPRLIENNPSFPNDKLNTDTPFTMDNGYGKAMGLLRELNEKGFLEKDINSTNWEQSKKDVASGKFGMYFLGNWVINQVIGAGTTSDNVGFFPLPYDNSGTPSAAVSPDFFYAVAKDSENVDAAKAFVKWMIEDSGYEDFAGFMPPLKDKESKLAQLKEFQAGGVKLQEGTVDDPVVTDISNKAQLDLPAVAQEFVLASDPQKVLDKWNAAWAKARKEIKK; from the coding sequence TTGAAGAAAAAGTTATTCTCATCCGGTATATCAATGGTAATGGCTATGTCCTTGTTGCTGACGGGCTGCGGTTCAGATAGCTCAGGCGGCAATACCGCCACCAAGACTGATCCAGGCACTTCAACGGCGACTAAAAATGAAGGCGCTGACATTAGCGGCAAGATCACATTCCTGACCAACCGGACCGATATGATCGGGAAGGAATACGATGACTATCTCAAACGCTTCAATGAAAAATATCCAAATATCGAAGTCGAGCTCGAACCATCCCAGACCGACTATAACCAGCAAGCTAAAGTAAGAATGGCGAGCCAAGAGCTGCCTGACGTTATGTTCATTCCAACCATTCCGAATTCCGATCTTCCTAAGTACTTTGCTCCACTGGATGATATGGGCCTGAATGAGAAGATCACTTTTAAAGACTTCAAATCATTTGATGGTAAAGTATACGGTCTCACAACAGGTAACTCTACTTCAGGTATCGTATACAACAAGAAGGCTTTTGCTGATGCAGGCATCACTGAAGTACCTAAAACTTGGGATGAATTCCTGGCAGCGTGTGAGAAGCTGAAGCAGAAAGGCATCGTTCCACTCGCTTCGAACTTCAAGGACAAATGGCCGCTCAACAACTGGGTATATGATCTGCCGCGTCTGATTGAGAACAACCCAAGCTTCCCGAACGACAAGTTGAACACGGATACGCCATTTACTATGGATAATGGTTATGGTAAAGCTATGGGTCTGCTCCGCGAGCTTAACGAGAAAGGCTTCCTAGAGAAAGATATCAACTCCACGAACTGGGAGCAGTCCAAGAAAGATGTCGCTTCAGGTAAATTCGGAATGTATTTCCTTGGGAACTGGGTAATCAATCAGGTTATTGGTGCCGGTACCACCTCGGATAATGTTGGATTCTTCCCACTGCCTTATGATAACTCAGGCACTCCTTCTGCAGCGGTAAGCCCAGACTTCTTCTATGCTGTTGCCAAGGATAGTGAGAATGTAGATGCTGCTAAGGCATTTGTGAAATGGATGATTGAGGACTCCGGTTATGAGGATTTCGCTGGATTCATGCCTCCGCTTAAGGACAAAGAGTCCAAGCTTGCACAACTGAAAGAGTTCCAAGCTGGTGGCGTTAAGCTTCAAGAAGGAACGGTTGATGATCCGGTAGTCACAGATATCAGCAACAAAGCCCAGCTTGACCTGCCTGCAGTTGCACAAGAGTTCGTACTTGCTTCAGATCCTCAAAAAGTTCTGGATAAATGGAATGCAGCATGGGCTAAGGCCAGAAAAGAAATCAAGAAATAA
- a CDS encoding sugar ABC transporter permease, which translates to MFGTMSYNKQKTIIIVSFLTIPLLLLGLFTYYPAIKLVYYSFTNWDGYSPEKPWVGLANYREVFSNPDIFKVFQHNFAYFVMGVVQNIIAIYFAVILSNRLRGRNFFRILLFLPYIMNGVAVAFMFGYVFDTTNGSLNLLLGTLGLSGLADTSWLGTEGLVNYSLASTGLWRFMGYNMVIYIASLQAIPRDIFEAAKIDGAGSMQTLWRITLPNMKPVIQLNLFLTVTGALEVFDLPFVLTKGGPAGASQTYVQRVVETAFAFNNYGLASAMSIILLFFVVFVLLIQQLVLSRGGNK; encoded by the coding sequence ATGTTTGGAACTATGTCTTATAACAAACAAAAAACCATCATTATCGTGTCGTTCCTGACCATCCCTCTGCTTCTGCTGGGCTTATTCACTTACTATCCAGCAATCAAGCTCGTCTACTACAGCTTCACGAACTGGGACGGATACAGTCCAGAGAAACCATGGGTAGGCTTGGCCAACTACCGGGAGGTATTCAGCAATCCGGATATCTTCAAGGTATTTCAGCATAACTTTGCTTATTTCGTCATGGGTGTCGTGCAGAACATTATCGCGATCTATTTCGCTGTTATTCTGAGCAACCGCCTTCGGGGAAGAAATTTCTTCCGCATCCTCTTGTTCCTTCCTTATATCATGAATGGTGTTGCGGTAGCCTTCATGTTCGGTTATGTGTTTGATACAACAAATGGCTCCCTCAACCTTCTGCTGGGTACGCTTGGACTGTCCGGTCTTGCGGATACTAGCTGGCTCGGTACAGAAGGCCTGGTGAACTACTCCCTCGCTTCCACGGGGTTATGGCGCTTTATGGGATATAATATGGTGATCTACATCGCTTCACTGCAGGCCATTCCGAGGGATATATTTGAAGCGGCAAAAATTGACGGCGCAGGCTCTATGCAGACTTTATGGCGCATCACACTCCCTAATATGAAGCCAGTTATTCAATTGAACCTGTTCCTTACCGTTACCGGAGCACTTGAAGTGTTCGATCTTCCATTCGTACTGACCAAGGGTGGTCCTGCCGGTGCCAGTCAGACTTATGTACAACGGGTGGTTGAGACGGCCTTTGCCTTTAACAACTACGGCCTGGCTTCAGCCATGAGTATTATCCTGCTGTTCTTCGTTGTCTTTGTCCTCTTGATCCAGCAGCTTGTACTTAGCAGAGGAGGTAACAAATAG
- a CDS encoding carbohydrate ABC transporter permease yields the protein MRQSKFRVIDIIKYVSLLIGVFVVLFPPYVVIVNAFKSTEEFNGSSSMAMPQSFFNFDNFMIVFKRGHLLSGFSNILIIIVVALALNILFGTMVAYVLGRFSFKLKPVIFGAYLVATIIPSITTQVATFGIIKSMGLYNTLGAPIILYIGADVIQIILYLQFIRNIPVDLDESAMVEGASLFKIYRSIIFPLLTPATATLVILKTISIYNDMYIPYLYMPKQSLGVVTTVLMRFQGVNTADWNLICAAILVILLPTVILYFFLQRYIFEGVTSGAVK from the coding sequence ATGAGACAATCCAAATTCCGTGTAATAGATATCATCAAATACGTATCTCTGCTCATAGGTGTATTCGTGGTCTTATTCCCTCCTTATGTGGTGATCGTGAATGCCTTCAAGTCTACGGAAGAATTTAACGGCAGCAGTTCGATGGCAATGCCTCAGAGCTTTTTCAACTTCGACAACTTCATGATCGTGTTCAAACGGGGTCATTTACTTAGCGGATTCAGTAACATTCTCATCATTATTGTAGTTGCGTTGGCCCTGAATATACTATTCGGTACGATGGTCGCGTACGTTCTCGGGCGATTCAGCTTCAAGTTGAAGCCGGTTATCTTTGGCGCCTATCTAGTAGCAACCATTATCCCAAGCATTACAACTCAAGTTGCTACATTCGGGATTATCAAGAGCATGGGGTTGTACAATACGCTTGGAGCGCCTATCATTCTATATATAGGTGCCGATGTCATACAGATTATCCTGTATCTGCAGTTCATCCGGAACATTCCTGTGGATCTGGATGAAAGCGCTATGGTAGAAGGTGCCTCTCTGTTTAAAATCTACCGTTCAATCATCTTCCCTTTGCTAACGCCTGCGACCGCTACCCTGGTCATTCTGAAGACGATCAGTATCTACAACGACATGTACATTCCTTATCTATACATGCCAAAACAAAGTCTTGGCGTAGTGACTACCGTGCTCATGCGTTTCCAGGGTGTCAATACGGCCGACTGGAATTTAATATGCGCCGCGATCCTGGTCATTCTGCTGCCTACTGTAATTCTGTACTTCTTCCTGCAGCGGTATATCTTTGAAGGCGTTACCAGTGGTGCGGTGAAATAA